In Candidatus Alcyoniella australis, one DNA window encodes the following:
- a CDS encoding pyruvate carboxylase subunit B, with protein MSNGEQKSVGSHRLKITDTTLRDGHQSSMATRLRWEDIEMVAEAIDSAGFHSVEVWGGATFDVLHRFLGEDPWERARRLKKLMPKTPFQMLLRGQNLVGYRNYADDVVDAFVDAAANVGIEIFRVFDALNDPRNLQTAAKAIARNKMHFQAAISYALTERRIGGPVFNMDYYVNKARQFAELGADSLCIKDMAGLLNPDDAFKLVSRLKSEVSIPIQMHTHFTSGMADMAYLRACEAGADIIDCALAPLALRSSQPAVEPFVVTFMGTERDTGLDLELLGRIGEQIERFAPKYRDFIDRSRMAVIDIGVLLHQIPGGMQSNMINQLKAADALDRLHEVHEELPRVRRELGFPPLVTPTSQIVGVQSVMNVLSGRYQIVSSEVKDLCYGLYGATPAAMDPEVRARCLQGYERGEQPIDCRPADILEPELEQARKDVAQISDKLEDVLTYALYPRTGMIFLRYKYGLDNKRPGEIGKTIEQAKAEDELAEKARHGELMPRPTYDNLPPDARRFGVMVDGEYLEVAVSGGEALGQDAIGPAPGIPTSAAPRAAAPAASAAPAAPASVGEGERAVSAPMPGTVIKIEVETGAQVKSGQTLLVLEAMKMENALVAPCDGTIKRVACSEGQQVRKDAVLLVLG; from the coding sequence ATGTCTAACGGCGAACAGAAAAGCGTCGGATCCCATCGGCTGAAGATCACCGATACCACGTTGCGCGACGGCCACCAGTCGAGCATGGCCACACGCCTGCGCTGGGAGGACATCGAGATGGTGGCCGAGGCGATCGACTCGGCGGGCTTCCACTCGGTGGAGGTCTGGGGCGGCGCAACCTTCGACGTGCTGCACCGCTTTCTGGGCGAAGACCCCTGGGAGCGCGCGCGGCGGCTGAAGAAGTTGATGCCCAAGACGCCGTTCCAGATGCTGCTGCGCGGCCAGAACCTCGTGGGCTACCGCAACTACGCCGACGACGTGGTCGATGCGTTTGTCGACGCCGCGGCCAACGTGGGCATCGAGATCTTCCGCGTGTTCGACGCGCTGAACGATCCGCGCAATTTGCAGACCGCGGCCAAGGCCATCGCTCGCAACAAGATGCATTTTCAGGCGGCGATCTCCTACGCGCTGACCGAGCGCCGCATCGGCGGGCCGGTGTTCAACATGGACTACTACGTGAACAAGGCGCGACAGTTCGCCGAGCTGGGCGCGGACTCGCTGTGCATCAAGGACATGGCCGGTCTGCTCAACCCCGACGACGCGTTCAAGCTGGTCTCGCGGCTAAAAAGCGAAGTCTCGATTCCGATCCAGATGCACACGCACTTTACCTCGGGCATGGCCGACATGGCCTATTTGCGGGCCTGCGAGGCCGGGGCCGACATCATCGACTGCGCCCTGGCGCCCCTAGCACTGCGCTCGAGCCAGCCCGCGGTGGAGCCGTTCGTGGTGACGTTCATGGGGACCGAGCGCGACACGGGTCTCGATCTGGAACTGCTGGGCCGCATCGGCGAGCAGATCGAGCGCTTCGCCCCCAAGTACCGCGACTTCATCGACCGCTCGCGCATGGCGGTGATCGACATCGGCGTGCTGTTGCACCAGATCCCCGGCGGCATGCAGAGCAACATGATCAACCAGCTCAAGGCCGCCGACGCCCTGGATCGGCTGCACGAGGTGCACGAGGAACTGCCGCGCGTGCGCCGCGAGCTGGGCTTTCCGCCGTTGGTCACGCCCACCAGCCAGATCGTCGGCGTGCAGTCGGTAATGAACGTGCTCAGCGGCCGCTACCAGATCGTCAGTTCCGAGGTCAAAGACCTGTGCTACGGCCTGTACGGCGCGACCCCGGCGGCGATGGACCCCGAGGTGCGAGCGCGCTGCTTGCAGGGGTACGAGCGCGGTGAACAGCCCATCGACTGCCGACCGGCCGACATCCTCGAGCCCGAGCTCGAGCAGGCGCGCAAGGATGTGGCGCAGATCAGCGACAAGCTCGAGGACGTGCTGACCTACGCGCTCTACCCGCGCACGGGCATGATCTTCCTGCGCTACAAGTACGGCCTGGACAACAAGCGTCCGGGCGAGATCGGCAAGACCATCGAGCAGGCCAAGGCCGAGGATGAGCTGGCTGAAAAGGCGCGCCACGGCGAGCTGATGCCCAGACCGACCTACGACAACCTGCCGCCCGACGCTCGGCGCTTCGGCGTGATGGTCGACGGCGAATACCTCGAGGTCGCAGTGTCCGGGGGCGAGGCGCTGGGCCAGGATGCGATCGGACCCGCACCCGGCATCCCGACTTCGGCCGCGCCACGGGCCGCTGCTCCGGCAGCGTCAGCCGCGCCCGCTGCTCCGGCCTCGGTGGGCGAGGGGGAGCGCGCGGTAAGCGCACCCATGCCCGGCACGGTAATCAAGATCGAGGTCGAGACCGGCGCGCAGGTCAAGTCCGGCCAGACCCTGCTGGTGCTCGAGGCGATGAAAATGGAGAACGCCCTGGTCGCGCCCTGCGACGGCACGATCAAACGCGTTGCCTGCTCCGAGGGCCAACAGGTGCGCAAAGACGCGGTGCTGCTGGTCTTGGGCTGA